The sequence below is a genomic window from Lolium perenne isolate Kyuss_39 chromosome 7, Kyuss_2.0, whole genome shotgun sequence.
TATCAATCTGATGCATGACCAAGGAAGGAAAAGAGAAGTAGTATTAGTAGCTACAGCAGCATTTTGTCAGCATCAGCTTATTGAGCATAAATAATTCTCCATAAGCTAATACATACCCCTGTCTCTTCTTTTACTTCTCTTACAACTCCAATGTTTATATCTTCACCCTGCATGTATCAAGATCTTGCAGATTATAAAGAGAGGACGTGGTAACGAAAGATCTTTCAATAACATCTCTACATGTCCAGAGCAGAAATTTTACTGGTTCAACAACTCCAGTTGGAAATTTCCATATTCCTAGTCCTCGAAGTACACCACTTTTTTCTTGGACAGCCAATACCTATAGAAGTATATAGTATTTCAGTGATAACGCAAGATACATACTTTCTAAGCTCTTAAAGCCGATTCAAATAGGATAGAAAGGCAGAAGCATGATTATCTGGGTCCTTCATATAGTGCTTTCATATTCATTTGGTACCTCTCTTTTGTCATTCATTACAAAAGCTCCAACACCTACACGGTGTGTAGCATTTACAGGTAATGTATGAGTCGAATTCGGAAGCCAGTATGCAAGCATTAAGTAAGTTTCCTCTGCATGATGGTACCAGAATCCTTCCTATATCAAAACGAAGGAAAGGTGATTCAGTCATTAAGTTCAAAGTTAAAACAGCTTCTTACAATAGAACTTACCCCATGTACATATTAATAGTAAGATAAGAGTACTCTTATGGGCGTTCTTCAAAACTTAAAACATAAGACCATATTCACAAAGAATTATGAAGTAACACTAACTAATATCAAAACCTAGAACAGTTTGTTGTTTTCAGCTACATGATATATGATTTACTGAATCCGAAAACATTAATTTAGTGACAAGATTTATCAATAATAAAGACTTACGAAATTGATATTTACTATGAAAGAAACATGAACTATGCAAGCTAAACTTACCTCTACTGCTGATTGAATAAGGTTGGCAAGGCCGATCGGCAATTTTATCCAGACACCTCTTATTCCCTACAATGAGCACAATACAGATTTACAATTACAAAGAGAATCAATGGAAAGATCGTGCAACAACATATTTGATCAGAATCCATGCATAGTTCAATCTGAATATGGACGAACACTAATCTTCACCTATCTGTGACATGACTTGAATTACAATTGATGATCTTAGGGAGTTATGCATAGCATCGGAGGCACTTATTACAGTGCACATAACTTATATGTGTCTTTCCAGTCACATGTCTACATCTAAGTATCTAATACAACACAGGATGCATTTATTGATTTATACAAAATATTAATCTCTATACAGTTGAGATATTTATGCTAAACCTACACACGTGCATTTTATGGATATTTTAACAAATCATATAGTAGTTCTAAGAAAATCCTATGTACTGTAGGTATTTCCATGGTTGATGAAAAGCACCTGCTCCCTCCATTTTGACAAGGCAGATTTCAAGGAAGCTGAGAAAACTTGGGGATCCATCGGGGCCGTCATCTCAATAATGACGCCCCCATGCTTGTCATTCACAAATGGAAGAGGCTCGACATTGGCTCCGTTCTTGGCCGCTGCTGATTCCGCCACCACCGCTGCTGAATTCACTGAACTCGACATGGTTCTGCTCCACACTGCGCCCTTCTGTCTTGTACCTGCGTTTACTGAATTTTAGCAGCAAGCAAGCCTGTATGGACTTTTACTTTGTAAATTGCACATCACAGTATTTAGCAtaagcaaagaaaaaaaaaaaaaaaaagaagaactaGAAACTGTGTGTCGGGAATGCTACGAAATCCAGCTCTGTAGTCAAGGTAAATGTAGAAGGACCAATGAAACAGCAAGGCGGGAGGTGGACAGGGAAGGGCGAAAGGCCGCCCACCACGGAACTGAACTGTGCCCGTCCGCTTTGTTTCTTTTTCTGTACCGCGCGCGGTCATCGTATTCATCATCACCCCCATCTTTGTTTCTTTCGCCTACGTTCAGGATCCGGCCGGTCTCCCGGCATCTAGGAGCGGGACGCTCCACGTCGGTCCAGCCCCCACCACGCATATTTCCGTGGCCGTGGCTTCGGCCAAATCGCCGGAAACATTCCACGCGAGCGCAGATCGCATTTCCGCCGCAGCTGGACGACAAGCCGTGAACGGGGCGGGGGGGACTAGACGGCAGCACGAGAGAGTGGGGAATCGAGCGGGCAGAGCAGAGGACGTACCTGCTGCTCCGAGGAAGAGCGCGCCGGCAGCGGAGGAGGGGGAGGTGCGGCAGAGGGCTCgtgcgggcggcggcgcggcggagggGAGGATGGCGCGGCGGGGCCGGGGGCGGCAGAGGAGGCGGAGCAGAGGCGTGCGCgcggggagggagagggagagggagagggaggccATCTGAGTCAGCGCATCCCCAGTCCCGCTTTATTGCTGCGGGGGGCGGGGACCCGCCGATGACGGCAGGCAGGCAGGCTGGTGGCGGGGCGAGGTGGGAACGCGGCGGTGTATTATTGGCGGAGCAGGCGAGAGGCGGCGGGGTGGGGTGGAGCACGCTGCGGCTGGCTTTGGCACatccacgcacgcacgcacgcacggtcGGAGCCGGGGCCGCCGCGGGGAGTTTGGCCGGACTCGCGTTGCGCGGACAGCGAGCGGTGGCGCGGTGCTGGATTCGACTGAGTCGGCACCCCTACGGCTCTACCAGATTTCTACACAGCCTATGTCCTGTTTGGTACGTGCTCTGTCCTGTTCCGTGTTGACATCAAAAGATATTTTTGATCCATGCTAAAGTTACAAGTAGAGAAATATTgccggattggaggactagctaGCTAAGGAGGTTCAAATCTTCGCGATGTTGaggaacttgcttggtgttctgggCTTCGCGGCAATGGTATGAAAGTGAGGGCGACAACACAAGTGAAGTTCAGAATCCTACCTGAAAAATTCAAGATCTGGCCTTAACTAGTTATGCGTGGCAGTGACCTTGTTGAagtcattgttttgagagcggggactatcttcagggtgaaaacttaagatctttgatcgggcgacgacggcgctggtgcacctttcccttcttggaggcttcGCTTTTGgaaagtctgtatttcaggtgttgtcttgatggtgcttgtattgctgttgctaggcctAGGAAACTATAGCGgggcttttgtttcttagttttcttttctattttttggctgtgtgcatccgtactgccattagggtgtcgcgttgttgcagaggctgggtctaattggtatcttttaatattaatatatttcctttatcaaaAAATGCCTTGCCCGCAAAGagcagttttttcttccttttttcagATCACAAAGAGCATTTTCTGGAAACCTAATTTGGGTTGTTTTATGGTCGGTATCTGTTGGTGGCATGGAATCTGGGTTTACACGGTTCTTAAAGCGACTCGGAGCATGCACGAGAGAGGATGATTGCCGCATGCGGTTCTTTCGGAGCCGCCTTCCGCACGTACAAAGACGGAGAACCCTATGTCAAGCTCGTGCGATTAGCGGGAGAAATGTTGACAACTCCCCTGGATTCGCAAGCCCTATATACAGCCCCCCACCAGCTCTTCTCAGGTGGATCTTCACCGATGCGCATTTAAGCGACGCCATCTACTTAGTTGTAGATCAGACAAAATCGTCCTCATGTGTAGTATGCTAGCTACTAGTGTGTTGAGTTTCATGCAATCCATGTATGTATAAGTGTGATGATTGCTACGAGGATTGATTCTACATTGTGTAGTTCTTCTCCTTGTGGCGGCAATCCACTTAGACATGACAACATGCAATGAAGAGCATTAAACTCAACACATTGTTCTTGTTCTCCATGTACTGTTGCATTGTTCTTGGTAACATTAATAGTCCAAATGGTAACTATTGTGGGAAATGAACTAGGATGAATTTATCCAGACCATAACATTAACTGATAGTCCTGACCAATACCTTGGCCACCTATCCCTCCTTCGTTGATGACTcccaatcaatgatgatatttccTCAAAATGCATAGGTGCTTGAGGAGCCTCGCATGTGTTCCATTGTGGTAGAGATGCCCACGAATTCTAGTATGAATGAGCTAGCTAGAAAGCGAATGACGTGGGGTAACCACGACAATACCCATACATGATGGACTTGGGTTTAAGGAAAGCGGCATGATGGTGGTGTCGATGGTGTACCAACAACACATGGGACAACGAGGGTTTACCGAGCTTCAGGTTTCCAAAGGTGAAACCATACATGTTGCTTCTTGTTGGTATTGACGATGAGATTACAAAGTCGTCGAGATTGGCTATGATCTAGCTAAGCTAGGTTTTGTACGTGTTGTGTGGTGTGGTGTTGTATTGTGGGGTTGCTTGGCCTTCGGTCGGAGGcccctcctggcctttatataggagtcaTATACAAactattgtagggattcgttgcatagaaaacaaaaaatttcctaccgcgagaacgcaatccaagccaagatgcaatctagaagatgggagcaacgaggggatgaacgagactaacccttgaagatttccaaagcctataagagtaggctcttattgctgcggtagacgatcacttgccgcttgcaaaagcgcgtagaagatcttgatcacggtgccacgatcaggcagcacctccgtactcggtcacacgttcggtgttgatgaagacgacgtccttctccccgttccagcgggcagcggaagtagtagatcctccttggaatcccgacagcacgacggcgtggtgacggtgtcgatggagatctccggcggagcttcgctaagcatatgcgggagaggtggtggaggagaggcagctagggtttggggagagggggcttgggcgccggccctcaaaggggtgcggccaaggctgagccaagagtggccggccaccctccccttgcccctcattatataggtggaagccccaagagttgtggtccaagtcttcgaataagaccccaacagcaaaacttcccaaaggtgggaaacctactcaaggggggagtcctacccaaggtgggactcccacctttccttgaggtggggctggccggccaccaaggtggagcccacctgggactcctcccccttagggtttggccggccatgctagtggagtccctccgggactccaccttccatagtgccgtttttccggacttttctagaaccttctagaacctgccataaatgcaccggatcatttccaaacttggaatatg
It includes:
- the LOC127312779 gene encoding nudix hydrolase 2, which gives rise to MASLSLSLSLPARTPLLRLLCRPRPRRAILPSAAPPPARALCRTSPSSAAGALFLGAAGTRQKGAVWSRTMSSSVNSAAVVAESAAAKNGANVEPLPFVNDKHGGVIIEMTAPMDPQVFSASLKSALSKWREQGIRGVWIKLPIGLANLIQSAVEEGFWYHHAEETYLMLAYWLPNSTHTLPVNATHRVGVGAFVMNDKREVLAVQEKSGVLRGLGIWKFPTGVVEPGEDINIGVVREVKEETGIDTEFIEVLAFRQSHKAYFEKSDLFFVCILRPLSFDITKQESEIEDAQWIPVEEFAAQPFVQKHELVKYILEVGLAKSDKEYAGFSPISIKSAFTDKQSFFYMNRRDLDKASGSGNAQQKSGL